A stretch of Candidatus Methylacidithermus pantelleriae DNA encodes these proteins:
- a CDS encoding CmpA/NrtA family ABC transporter substrate-binding protein, with product MAAVQNRFVFPVDLFARVLSEPVGYHLAYAFEEGSPVSNFKTNVPYALEAFVRFFPFSAWRDRSERWHSRCLKSKEMSATRPLRKRRSSGTIRLGYVPLCDCAPLVAAEQLGLFSHCGLEVVLVREAGWATVLDKIVFGELEAAHAVVGLPFASALGLRTIPKPCLVPLILSLHGNAITLARHWWDRGICDGFSLRQAVVSENRRLTFGVVSLFSSHHFLLRQWIWSVGIPLQLVRICVVPPPQMPDHLAAGHLDGFCAGEPWNSVAVQRGAGWCPITSGELAPLHPEKLLVVSQPWAEHNREECLRLVAALISACQWCDEPENREKLVSWLSSPRYLHLPEEMVRPSLVGPFSPAPGKTRALPDFLVFHRFDTNRPTRTKALWVWEKLQSCLHFELPVSEPPWQPIELFSEEMYLEALELGFSMLSCSETIPR from the coding sequence GTGGCGGCTGTCCAGAACCGGTTCGTTTTCCCAGTCGATCTTTTTGCGCGGGTCCTGTCTGAACCGGTTGGTTATCACCTTGCCTACGCCTTCGAAGAGGGAAGTCCCGTAAGCAATTTCAAGACCAACGTGCCCTATGCTCTGGAAGCATTTGTCCGATTCTTTCCATTCTCCGCTTGGAGAGATCGTTCCGAGCGATGGCACAGCCGTTGCTTGAAAAGCAAAGAGATGTCAGCGACTCGTCCCCTTCGGAAAAGACGCTCTTCGGGAACCATTCGACTGGGTTACGTGCCATTATGCGATTGCGCTCCGCTGGTGGCTGCCGAACAGCTGGGTCTTTTTTCTCACTGTGGACTAGAGGTCGTTCTGGTCCGAGAAGCCGGCTGGGCCACCGTTTTGGATAAAATTGTCTTTGGCGAGCTGGAAGCAGCACACGCTGTCGTGGGACTCCCTTTTGCCAGCGCTCTCGGGCTAAGAACAATCCCCAAACCGTGCTTGGTCCCCCTTATACTTAGCCTTCACGGCAATGCCATTACTCTAGCCCGTCACTGGTGGGACAGGGGAATTTGCGATGGTTTTAGCCTGCGGCAGGCAGTCGTCTCAGAAAATCGCAGGCTTACCTTTGGCGTGGTTTCTCTTTTTTCGTCACACCACTTTCTTTTGCGCCAATGGATCTGGAGCGTGGGGATCCCGCTCCAGCTGGTGCGTATTTGCGTCGTCCCACCCCCTCAGATGCCCGACCATTTGGCTGCTGGACACCTGGATGGATTTTGCGCGGGCGAGCCATGGAACTCGGTGGCCGTTCAAAGGGGTGCCGGATGGTGTCCGATCACTTCGGGCGAACTGGCGCCCCTGCATCCTGAGAAACTTCTGGTCGTGTCGCAACCATGGGCCGAGCATAACCGCGAAGAATGTCTCCGGCTGGTCGCAGCTCTTATCTCAGCCTGCCAGTGGTGTGACGAGCCGGAAAATCGGGAAAAGCTGGTCAGCTGGCTAAGTTCGCCTCGTTACCTCCACCTTCCGGAGGAGATGGTCCGACCCAGCCTCGTGGGGCCCTTTTCTCCTGCGCCCGGCAAGACGCGGGCCTTGCCGGATTTTCTCGTCTTTCATCGCTTTGACACGAACCGGCCTACCCGGACCAAAGCTCTTTGGGTCTGGGAGAAACTGCAATCCTGTCTTCATTTCGAATTGCCGGTTTCGGAACCTCCATGGCAACCGATCGAGCTGTTTTCGGAGGAAATGTACCTCGAAGCATTGGAGCTCGGCTTCTCGATGCTGAGTTGTTCAGAAACGATCCCACGATGA
- the mtnA gene encoding S-methyl-5-thioribose-1-phosphate isomerase — protein sequence MEVHALTKPLQWDQEEGAILLLDQRKLPRELDYWRCRTIGELALAIRQMAIRGAPSLALAGAFGMALAAWENRSQPITAAKKAIEDAKSVLQCSRPTAVNLRWAIDRVWRKITNASTPDELIQKALEEARAIEEEIQLVHRQLAGYGVSLVPDGAQIYHHCHTGALAGGGFGTALGIILQAFQSGKKLHVFVGETRPLLQGARLTAWELARAGIPHTVVVDSASGSLMRSGHIHLCFVGADRIAANGDTANKIGTYTLAVLARYHDIPFYVAAPTSTIDLASPGGEAIPVEERPAEEVTSLVSYRWVPEESRVANPAFDVTPADLITAIITECGVLRPPYTSSIRQALAKREN from the coding sequence ATGGAGGTCCATGCTCTTACCAAGCCTTTGCAATGGGACCAGGAAGAGGGGGCTATCCTCCTTTTAGACCAGCGTAAATTGCCCCGTGAATTGGATTACTGGCGCTGCCGAACTATAGGAGAATTGGCCCTAGCTATTCGCCAAATGGCGATCCGGGGTGCCCCTTCGCTCGCCCTAGCAGGTGCTTTTGGGATGGCGCTGGCCGCCTGGGAAAATCGTTCTCAGCCCATCACTGCAGCCAAAAAAGCCATTGAAGATGCAAAAAGCGTTCTCCAGTGCAGCCGTCCTACCGCTGTCAATCTTAGGTGGGCCATAGACCGTGTCTGGAGAAAGATTACGAATGCCTCCACCCCGGACGAACTCATACAAAAAGCTTTGGAAGAAGCCAGAGCGATTGAAGAAGAGATCCAACTTGTTCACCGCCAACTGGCTGGTTACGGGGTGTCTCTAGTCCCCGATGGTGCCCAGATCTATCACCACTGTCACACTGGTGCGCTAGCAGGAGGCGGTTTTGGAACGGCATTGGGAATCATTCTGCAGGCTTTTCAATCGGGGAAGAAATTGCATGTGTTTGTCGGCGAAACACGTCCTCTCTTGCAAGGAGCTCGTCTGACAGCATGGGAACTTGCCCGTGCCGGTATTCCCCATACCGTGGTAGTTGACAGCGCAAGTGGTTCTCTCATGAGATCTGGGCACATCCATCTATGTTTCGTGGGCGCTGACCGGATCGCCGCAAACGGGGACACGGCGAATAAAATCGGAACGTACACGCTGGCAGTTCTTGCTCGATATCATGACATCCCTTTTTACGTGGCAGCTCCAACTTCAACCATCGACCTGGCTTCTCCTGGAGGGGAGGCTATACCCGTGGAGGAGCGTCCGGCAGAAGAAGTTACCTCTCTTGTCTCCTACCGATGGGTCCCGGAAGAAAGCCGGGTTGCCAACCCGGCTTTTGACGTAACACCGGCTGATCTCATTACCGCGATCATCACCGAATGCGGGGTCCTGCGACCTCCCTACACAAGTTCGATAAGGCAAGCATTGGCCAAACGGGAGAACTAG
- the mtnK gene encoding S-methyl-5-thioribose kinase: protein MEPRKRPQAGKSPIRSFAESLTEQSAVLYVLDRPSLRDGPLRGARTLRAESLAEGNVNLIFRVGDPETGSSVILKQALPFAWRYPAFRMPRSRARIEYEWLQRQKIHSPQWVPRVFDFDRKNYVLAMEDLKDFTVLRKALITGQKPHHLGFQVGQFLARSLFYTTDFFLPSQVKKRLVCRFLNPVLRKVQEELVFLNPWTEHPTNRWTSALASEVQSLQKDGTLRAKVLHCLQKYSSCAEALIHNDFHTGSLLVSPTGLLKVVDAEFAFFGPIAHDLGTFFAHLALSYAAQVWWKKRTEEQIAYRKWIEEQLTFTWSAFEEDFLSLWEADGQPGRDLPRYRTLFLRTILRELPIFAAAEIVRRIIGLAHVEDLESIPELESKVSAERMALAIARAWIRESDGIRDAKDLTELMRQAASP, encoded by the coding sequence ATGGAGCCACGGAAACGACCTCAGGCGGGAAAGAGTCCTATCCGCAGCTTTGCGGAGAGTTTAACGGAACAAAGTGCCGTTCTCTACGTGCTAGACCGTCCCTCCCTTCGAGATGGTCCTCTTAGGGGCGCCCGCACGCTCCGAGCGGAATCACTGGCGGAAGGGAATGTTAACCTGATCTTCCGGGTGGGAGACCCGGAAACGGGGTCTTCTGTGATCCTCAAACAGGCCTTGCCCTTTGCCTGGCGATATCCTGCGTTTCGCATGCCAAGATCCCGAGCTCGTATCGAATATGAATGGCTGCAGCGCCAGAAAATCCACTCCCCCCAGTGGGTTCCTCGGGTCTTTGATTTCGATCGAAAGAACTATGTACTGGCGATGGAGGACCTAAAAGATTTTACCGTCCTTCGAAAAGCCCTCATTACGGGCCAAAAACCTCACCATCTTGGATTCCAGGTTGGCCAATTTCTTGCGCGTTCTCTCTTCTACACAACGGACTTTTTCCTTCCTTCGCAGGTAAAAAAAAGGCTTGTTTGTCGTTTCCTCAATCCCGTTCTCCGGAAAGTCCAAGAGGAGCTTGTCTTCCTCAACCCCTGGACGGAACACCCGACCAACCGGTGGACTTCCGCGCTGGCTTCGGAAGTGCAAAGCCTTCAGAAGGATGGCACACTCCGAGCAAAAGTCCTGCATTGCCTCCAAAAGTATAGCTCTTGTGCCGAGGCCCTCATCCACAACGACTTCCATACGGGTTCGCTCCTTGTCTCCCCTACCGGCTTGCTTAAGGTGGTGGACGCCGAATTTGCTTTTTTTGGTCCTATCGCCCATGACCTCGGTACGTTTTTTGCCCACTTGGCTTTGAGTTACGCAGCGCAAGTTTGGTGGAAAAAGCGGACAGAAGAACAAATTGCCTACCGGAAGTGGATCGAAGAACAGCTGACCTTCACCTGGTCCGCCTTCGAGGAAGATTTTCTTTCCCTGTGGGAAGCCGATGGGCAACCCGGTCGGGACTTGCCCCGATACCGAACACTCTTTTTGCGGACAATTCTCCGCGAATTACCGATCTTTGCGGCGGCGGAAATCGTTCGGCGCATCATTGGCCTGGCCCACGTAGAGGACCTCGAATCGATTCCCGAGCTAGAGTCCAAGGTCTCCGCAGAACGGATGGCCCTTGCCATTGCACGTGCTTGGATCAGAGAATCGGATGGAATTCGAGACGCCAAAGATCTCACCGAACTTATGCGCCAGGCAGCCTCCCCCTAG
- a CDS encoding bifunctional YncE family protein/alkaline phosphatase family protein produces the protein MSSFQVGQPAIATVSPNGQLLLVVTSGYNLFNLGEVKASHLKKDEYVFLFQLSDPNHPTKLGVWTIPNSFYGACWHPRGNEFYVSGGKDDCIWVFRKEDGGWNRKRSISLGHKHGNGPGITPVVAGVGISPKGDLLLAANLANDSVTVIDLQQYKPVAELDLRPGAGVAGGEYPFWVTFIGPEKAYVSSLRDREVIAIGFLKGKPIVSSRIPVAGQPNRLLASHTGKRLYVIEDNSDRISVLDTANERWIESIPIPGDWNRFSGLPRRTRRAANFLPGSNPNAAALSPDGGCLYVSCGAINAVAMVQLGAASQDPDKSTAAQERSRSTREGSCSQPSKVVALLPTGWYPSSVDIAADGRTLFVTDMKTDPGPNPNACQPSTRPEGKLAPCRLANEYVWQLTKGDLLILPIPREKELHRLTSVVLQNNRVKPTGSFSLKLAKFLRDHIHHIVYVIKENRTYDQVLGDLEKGDGDPRLTLFPEPLTPNHHELARTFVTLDRFFCSGEVSGNGWNWSTAGRATDFTEKTVPVAYAGRGLSSDWEGENRNVNVGWASVEERKKAFPGYPDDPDLLPGTRDVAAPDGPGGQEGAGYLWDAALRAKKTVRNYGFFVDLSRYWLPPSHPGFIPITPEPFRQKIVQAYPTKRALIPHTDPYFRGFDMRNADFWLYQEWEREFDAYVHNGHFPHLSLVRFPHDHFGAFKDARFGVNTVETQMADNDYALGLLVEKIAHSPHAKDTLVFVIEDDAQDGPDHVHSHRSLALVAGPYVRQGAVISTPYTTVDLLRTLFDILGLEPSCQELAFARFMGDIFDPNQKEWTYTARIPDVLRSTELPLPLSQKASQKVAASRQHNADYWEKLMQGENFTQEDRLDPLRFNEALWRGMRGE, from the coding sequence GTGAGCTCGTTCCAAGTCGGCCAACCAGCCATCGCAACGGTAAGTCCAAACGGGCAGCTTCTGCTGGTGGTAACTAGTGGCTACAATCTATTCAACTTGGGGGAAGTAAAAGCGTCCCACCTGAAGAAAGATGAGTACGTTTTTCTGTTTCAACTGAGTGATCCCAATCATCCTACAAAACTTGGTGTCTGGACAATCCCCAATAGTTTTTACGGAGCCTGCTGGCATCCAAGGGGTAACGAGTTCTACGTCTCTGGCGGAAAGGATGACTGCATCTGGGTCTTTCGAAAGGAGGATGGAGGCTGGAACCGCAAGAGGTCCATTTCCCTCGGTCACAAGCACGGAAATGGTCCCGGGATTACGCCAGTGGTGGCGGGTGTGGGAATAAGTCCGAAGGGTGACCTTCTTTTGGCGGCTAATCTAGCGAATGATTCGGTCACCGTGATCGATTTGCAGCAATACAAACCGGTAGCCGAACTCGATCTTCGGCCGGGGGCGGGGGTTGCCGGAGGTGAGTATCCTTTCTGGGTAACGTTTATCGGTCCAGAAAAAGCCTATGTATCGAGTCTCCGCGATCGCGAGGTCATAGCCATTGGGTTTTTGAAAGGAAAACCTATCGTTTCTTCGCGGATCCCGGTAGCCGGCCAGCCGAATCGCCTCCTGGCCTCCCACACTGGCAAAAGGCTCTACGTGATCGAGGACAATTCCGATCGTATTTCGGTCTTGGACACGGCAAACGAACGGTGGATTGAATCGATTCCGATCCCAGGAGACTGGAATCGATTCTCTGGGCTGCCCCGGAGAACCCGCCGGGCCGCAAACTTCCTGCCAGGCTCAAACCCGAACGCTGCCGCCCTTTCCCCGGACGGAGGGTGCCTGTACGTCAGCTGCGGTGCCATAAACGCTGTGGCCATGGTGCAGCTAGGCGCAGCCTCCCAGGACCCAGACAAATCGACTGCGGCGCAAGAGCGGTCACGCAGCACTCGAGAGGGTTCTTGCTCCCAGCCGAGCAAGGTCGTAGCACTGCTCCCCACAGGCTGGTATCCAAGCTCCGTCGACATTGCGGCGGACGGTCGCACCTTGTTTGTCACCGACATGAAGACAGACCCAGGACCCAATCCGAACGCTTGCCAGCCTTCCACCCGTCCTGAAGGAAAATTGGCCCCATGTCGCCTGGCCAACGAGTATGTTTGGCAATTAACCAAAGGGGATCTTTTGATTCTACCAATCCCTCGCGAAAAGGAGCTGCATCGGCTTACTTCAGTGGTATTGCAGAATAATCGAGTCAAGCCGACCGGTTCTTTTTCCCTGAAGCTTGCGAAATTTCTTCGCGACCATATCCACCACATCGTTTACGTAATAAAGGAAAATCGCACCTACGACCAAGTGCTCGGAGACCTGGAAAAAGGGGATGGGGACCCTCGGCTCACCCTCTTTCCCGAGCCGTTGACACCCAATCATCACGAGTTGGCACGAACGTTTGTTACTTTGGATCGCTTTTTTTGTAGTGGAGAGGTGAGCGGGAACGGATGGAACTGGAGCACCGCTGGTCGGGCGACCGATTTTACGGAAAAAACGGTACCCGTTGCCTATGCTGGAAGGGGCCTTTCAAGCGACTGGGAAGGAGAAAACCGCAACGTTAACGTTGGTTGGGCCTCAGTGGAGGAAAGAAAGAAGGCCTTCCCAGGCTATCCAGACGATCCAGACCTCCTTCCAGGAACGCGAGATGTAGCAGCCCCGGATGGTCCTGGAGGCCAAGAGGGAGCCGGTTACCTATGGGACGCAGCGCTCAGGGCAAAAAAGACGGTGCGAAACTATGGGTTTTTTGTCGATCTCTCCCGCTACTGGCTTCCGCCTTCTCATCCTGGCTTTATTCCTATCACTCCGGAACCCTTCCGACAAAAAATCGTCCAGGCTTACCCTACCAAACGGGCTCTCATCCCCCACACGGATCCCTACTTTCGGGGCTTCGATATGCGAAATGCCGATTTTTGGCTCTACCAAGAATGGGAGAGAGAATTTGACGCGTACGTGCACAACGGCCATTTTCCCCATCTTTCCCTGGTCCGATTCCCTCATGATCACTTCGGCGCTTTCAAAGACGCGCGGTTCGGAGTTAACACGGTCGAGACTCAAATGGCCGATAATGATTACGCGCTGGGCCTTCTTGTGGAAAAAATCGCCCACAGCCCCCACGCCAAGGACACCCTCGTTTTTGTGATCGAGGACGATGCACAGGACGGACCGGACCACGTGCACAGTCACCGAAGCCTAGCCCTTGTCGCCGGTCCCTATGTCCGCCAAGGAGCGGTGATCTCGACCCCATACACGACCGTCGATCTTTTGCGAACCCTTTTTGACATTCTGGGGCTTGAGCCCAGTTGCCAAGAGCTGGCCTTCGCCCGCTTTATGGGAGACATTTTCGATCCCAACCAGAAGGAATGGACCTACACAGCCCGGATACCCGACGTTTTACGTTCGACCGAGCTTCCTCTTCCATTAAGCCAGAAGGCCTCTCAAAAAGTAGCGGCATCCCGACAACACAACGCCGACTACTGGGAAAAGCTTATGCAGGGAGAAAATTTCACCCAGGAAGACCGGCTTGATCCCCTGCGGTTTAATGAGGCTCTGTGGAGAGGAATGAGAGGAGAGTAA
- the ntrB gene encoding nitrate ABC transporter permease: MNHKRANLIFPLLGIALLLLIWAGFSLLPGSGLPSPWKTWEASRLYLLRPWEKRGEMDQGILRFLSYSLLLVAKGYTIAILAGVPLGLALGLWRPFSLCFDPLVQILRPVSPLAWLPLGLILFRRSEPAAIFTIAICAMWPTVLNTATGVKNIPQEYWNVARSLNLSSWKTLWKIVIPASLPYMFTGFRLSLGIAWLVIVAAEMLTGSPGIGGFLWQEYNSLVYEHILLCILTIGLVGFALDRMMALLEERLRY, translated from the coding sequence ATGAACCACAAGCGAGCCAACCTGATCTTCCCGCTTCTTGGAATTGCACTCTTACTCCTCATCTGGGCCGGGTTTAGCCTTCTTCCAGGCTCCGGGTTACCCTCCCCTTGGAAAACCTGGGAAGCAAGCCGACTCTATCTTCTCCGGCCATGGGAGAAAAGGGGAGAGATGGACCAAGGTATCCTTCGGTTTCTTTCCTACTCCCTCCTTCTGGTGGCAAAAGGTTATACGATTGCCATCCTAGCCGGTGTTCCTTTGGGCCTTGCATTAGGACTGTGGCGACCTTTCTCTCTTTGCTTTGATCCGCTCGTTCAAATCTTGCGTCCCGTTTCCCCGCTGGCCTGGCTTCCCCTAGGTTTAATCCTTTTCCGTCGCTCAGAACCGGCAGCGATTTTTACGATTGCGATCTGCGCCATGTGGCCGACCGTGCTGAATACAGCTACAGGCGTAAAAAACATCCCCCAGGAGTATTGGAATGTCGCCCGCTCTCTGAACCTTTCCTCTTGGAAAACCCTCTGGAAAATCGTCATCCCTGCTTCCCTTCCCTACATGTTCACGGGATTCCGCTTAAGCTTGGGAATTGCCTGGTTAGTCATCGTAGCTGCGGAAATGCTAACGGGCTCCCCTGGAATCGGCGGTTTTCTCTGGCAGGAGTACAATAGCCTGGTCTACGAACATATCCTTTTATGCATTTTGACTATTGGACTTGTTGGGTTTGCCCTTGATCGGATGATGGCCTTGCTTGAGGAGCGCTTGCGCTATTAG
- a CDS encoding LysR family transcriptional regulator codes for MQIFVAVQSVGSFTGAGKRLRLSQSSVTRAIQALESELGCRLLERSGRKVVLTAAGERLLVRARSILNEMGQARAEVSDEEGWGGKRLRIAASTTACQYILPAVFREFKESFPECMISVESADTPKGIELLEEKRVDLVLGVCPFREVDLVFHPLYQDRLVFVASSHHPLAHRATLAPEELSGLRYLLYNKSSVTFRIIQAYFERHRVRLRSFIELGNMEAIKEMVKVGLGIGVLPDWLVRQEFVKGTLIQLPFPGEVLERQWGILHRRNRSLSLAEETFLGLCRSVGQGLVQG; via the coding sequence TTGCAGATCTTTGTGGCAGTCCAGTCGGTGGGGAGCTTTACGGGTGCCGGAAAACGACTCCGGTTAAGTCAATCCTCGGTCACGCGGGCGATTCAGGCCTTGGAGAGTGAACTGGGTTGCCGACTCTTGGAGCGCAGCGGAAGGAAAGTCGTATTAACTGCTGCCGGCGAGCGGCTCCTTGTTCGGGCCCGCTCCATTTTGAACGAGATGGGGCAAGCGCGCGCCGAGGTTTCCGACGAGGAAGGTTGGGGGGGCAAGCGGCTGCGGATTGCGGCCAGCACCACTGCTTGCCAGTACATTCTCCCCGCTGTCTTTCGGGAGTTTAAAGAAAGTTTCCCGGAATGCATGATCTCCGTAGAGTCCGCAGACACGCCCAAGGGGATCGAACTACTGGAAGAGAAGCGGGTGGATCTGGTTTTGGGGGTCTGCCCGTTTCGGGAGGTCGACCTTGTGTTCCACCCGCTCTATCAAGATCGGCTCGTGTTCGTTGCAAGTTCCCATCACCCTCTGGCTCATCGCGCGACCCTTGCCCCCGAGGAACTTTCCGGGTTGCGTTACCTTTTGTATAACAAATCCAGTGTTACCTTTAGGATCATCCAGGCTTACTTTGAGCGTCACCGGGTTCGACTGCGCTCGTTTATTGAGCTGGGCAACATGGAAGCCATCAAAGAAATGGTGAAGGTGGGGTTGGGAATCGGGGTGTTGCCCGATTGGCTTGTCCGGCAAGAATTTGTTAAAGGAACCTTGATTCAACTCCCGTTTCCGGGTGAGGTGTTGGAGCGACAATGGGGTATTCTCCACCGCCGCAATCGCTCCCTCTCATTGGCGGAAGAGACTTTCCTGGGTCTTTGCCGCTCGGTCGGCCAAGGGCTTGTCCAGGGTTAA
- a CDS encoding CmpA/NrtA family ABC transporter substrate-binding protein codes for MNTSGNPPSNPPPTNGPAFTRREFVIRAARLCGISALVASLGEKWAGGAYAQEAPELSKVRVGFIALTDCAPLVVAHEKGWFRKHGIEVTLCKGASWAAIRDSLSNGDLHATHMLFGMPIASTIGLLGSPQKPMIIPWVLNRNGQSISLAVSFKGKVRADPNELRPFILEARNKGKPLTFAMTFPSGTHAMWLRYWLGAGGIHPDRDIGLITIPPPQMVANMKVGKMEGFCVGEPWNARAIAEGIGFTAINSQDIWRDHPEKVLACTEEFAERYPRTLIALLRAICEASLWLDERPENRRQAVGWLTQAAYVNCSPELILSRFLGHYDFGDGRYQEDPYYMIFFKRGCNYPQRKYAVWFLSQYRRWGMLPDPPDYQAIASKVVRPEFYGAALKSLGLPIAQENKDPERLFDGHVFDPRDPEAYALSFPIRTLRGAT; via the coding sequence ATGAATACCTCCGGAAATCCCCCATCGAACCCTCCTCCTACCAATGGCCCTGCGTTTACCCGGAGGGAATTTGTCATTCGGGCAGCAAGACTTTGTGGCATCTCGGCTCTTGTGGCTTCCCTGGGGGAAAAGTGGGCAGGAGGCGCTTATGCCCAAGAGGCGCCTGAGCTGTCGAAGGTGCGAGTGGGCTTTATTGCGCTCACTGACTGTGCTCCCCTGGTTGTAGCCCATGAGAAAGGTTGGTTTCGCAAGCATGGGATCGAGGTGACCTTGTGCAAAGGAGCCAGCTGGGCAGCCATTCGCGACAGTCTCTCCAACGGGGACCTCCACGCAACCCACATGCTTTTTGGCATGCCCATAGCCTCGACGATCGGCCTTTTAGGATCCCCCCAAAAACCCATGATCATTCCCTGGGTGTTAAATCGCAACGGCCAGTCGATCAGCCTGGCCGTCTCCTTTAAAGGAAAGGTCCGGGCTGACCCAAACGAGCTTCGCCCATTTATCCTAGAGGCCCGAAATAAGGGCAAACCCCTTACCTTTGCCATGACCTTCCCCTCAGGCACCCACGCTATGTGGCTGAGATATTGGCTTGGGGCAGGAGGAATTCATCCCGACCGGGATATTGGCCTTATCACCATTCCCCCGCCTCAGATGGTGGCCAATATGAAAGTAGGCAAAATGGAGGGGTTTTGTGTAGGAGAACCTTGGAATGCCCGTGCCATTGCCGAGGGGATAGGCTTTACGGCGATCAATAGCCAGGATATCTGGAGGGATCACCCGGAAAAGGTCCTGGCCTGCACGGAAGAGTTTGCCGAGCGGTATCCGCGAACACTCATAGCACTCCTGCGCGCAATCTGCGAAGCAAGCCTCTGGCTTGACGAGCGGCCAGAAAACCGCCGGCAAGCTGTTGGCTGGCTAACCCAAGCCGCCTACGTAAACTGTAGTCCAGAACTCATCCTTTCTCGATTCCTAGGTCATTATGATTTCGGCGATGGGCGTTACCAAGAGGATCCTTACTACATGATCTTTTTCAAGCGCGGATGTAATTATCCGCAACGCAAATACGCCGTCTGGTTTCTTTCGCAATACCGCCGCTGGGGCATGCTCCCTGACCCACCCGATTACCAGGCAATCGCGTCGAAAGTTGTTCGTCCCGAGTTCTACGGGGCGGCCCTCAAGTCCCTCGGCCTACCCATTGCCCAAGAGAACAAAGATCCGGAGAGATTGTTTGATGGTCACGTCTTTGACCCCAGAGACCCAGAGGCCTACGCATTGAGTTTTCCCATTCGAACCCTTAGAGGAGCCACGTGA
- the der gene encoding ribosome biogenesis GTPase Der, which produces MGKSLLFNRLVGKGISLVHPEPGVTRDRLVAFCRWQASAWLKLVDTGGWEPGPQAGILSLVRAQVEEEIAQADLLLLVVDARTGVTPLDQELAQWLRKTNRPILLTVNKVDAPSLELETVEFSLLGLGEPVAVSAAHGLGIQELKERILQKLPQHPVEAGPVGKSGLRLAFVGKPNVGKSSLVNAILGENRLIVTELPGTTRDAVDIPFQWKGVEYLLIDTAGLKPRRKLASELEAKVSGRSVHAINRSQIVILVLDALTGVTEQDKKIGGLIRKALRPCLIAVNKWDLAREAGQASPKEEEAYREAVYRELFFLRFCPVVFVSARTGEGIQAMFSLLEQIQMYRTQHLPEEELKQRLGEAIERYPPPGRGKKGKPRILSLRYRSGTPSDQEVPTIVCTVSEPQCFTQSYVQFLEHHLRSVFPLTGCPIRWRWEKKP; this is translated from the coding sequence GTGGGGAAATCACTCCTTTTTAACCGGCTGGTCGGGAAGGGAATCTCACTGGTACACCCGGAACCCGGGGTCACACGCGACAGGTTAGTCGCTTTTTGCCGGTGGCAAGCCTCTGCCTGGCTCAAGCTGGTGGATACCGGTGGCTGGGAACCGGGTCCCCAAGCAGGTATTCTTTCGCTCGTACGAGCCCAGGTGGAAGAAGAAATTGCCCAAGCCGATCTGCTCCTCCTGGTCGTGGATGCCCGCACGGGCGTCACTCCTCTCGATCAGGAACTCGCTCAATGGCTGCGAAAAACTAACCGTCCCATCCTTTTGACGGTCAACAAGGTCGATGCTCCCAGTCTCGAACTGGAAACCGTCGAGTTTTCTCTCCTCGGCCTTGGCGAGCCGGTGGCCGTCTCGGCAGCCCATGGGCTAGGAATCCAGGAGCTTAAGGAGCGCATTTTGCAAAAGCTCCCTCAACACCCCGTCGAGGCCGGACCTGTGGGCAAGAGTGGGCTTCGACTTGCGTTTGTAGGAAAACCCAACGTGGGCAAATCCTCCCTGGTCAACGCGATTTTAGGAGAAAATCGCTTGATCGTTACCGAGCTGCCGGGGACCACCCGCGACGCCGTGGACATCCCCTTCCAATGGAAAGGAGTAGAGTATCTTTTGATCGACACGGCGGGATTAAAACCTCGCCGCAAGCTGGCTTCCGAATTGGAAGCAAAAGTAAGTGGACGATCCGTTCATGCCATCAACCGGAGCCAGATCGTCATCCTCGTTCTCGACGCCCTTACGGGGGTTACCGAACAGGACAAAAAGATTGGCGGGCTTATCCGAAAGGCTCTCCGTCCCTGCTTAATTGCCGTAAACAAATGGGATCTCGCCCGGGAAGCTGGCCAAGCTTCCCCCAAGGAAGAAGAGGCCTACCGGGAGGCAGTCTACCGGGAACTTTTCTTTTTGCGATTCTGCCCAGTCGTTTTCGTTAGCGCTCGGACCGGAGAAGGTATCCAGGCAATGTTTTCCCTTCTCGAACAAATCCAGATGTATCGAACCCAACACCTCCCGGAGGAAGAGCTTAAACAAAGGCTTGGGGAGGCAATCGAGCGCTACCCTCCTCCAGGCAGAGGGAAAAAAGGAAAACCTAGGATCCTTTCGCTACGGTACCGGAGCGGGACACCTAGCGATCAGGAAGTCCCTACGATTGTTTGTACAGTCTCCGAGCCGCAATGTTTTACCCAATCTTACGTCCAGTTTCTCGAGCATCATTTGCGCTCGGTTTTTCCCCTAACCGGGTGTCCCATCCGTTGGCGGTGGGAAAAAAAGCCGTAA